The genomic window CCTCGAAATTCGTCCAGGGCTCATCTCCCGGCATTCGCTTCGCTCACTTAAGGCTACAAACAACACCCCGTAGATTAGTAATGAGCGTAGCGAATTCCGACTTCCGCAGCGAAGCTGTGGAGAATAGCTACCTTAGGTTAGCTATCAGATACTCACGTCCGGCAACTGGCGCAACCAGTCAAAGAACACCCGGATGCGGGCATTGTCCAGCGCCCCGGGTCTGTGAATCAGGTAATAGGAACAACAGGACGGCAACGCCGGCAACAGCGATACCAGCCGGCCGCGATTCAGATCCTGATCAATCAGCCGGCCGCGAGCCAGTGCCACCCCAAGACCTGCGGCGGCGGCCTCCATGGCGAGATCCGCGCGGTTAAAGTAATGCCCACGGTCACTGTCGACCGCCTCCAGTCCCGCCTTGTCGAGATAATAACGCCACTCCGCGTCACGGCGCGCCTCATGCCAGGCCATGGAATCGTGCAGCAGGGTCAGATCCCGCCAGCTGGCAGGGTCCTTCCAGTCACGCGCGGCGACATAGTCAGGGCTGGCCACCGGAAACAGGGTTTCCGCCAGCAGCGGTGTCGCCACCAGCTCTCGATACTCGCCGAAGCTGTAGTCAATAGCCAGATCGAAATCCCTCGGCTCGGTGCGCAGCAGGGATTCCTCAGCGAAGGTTTCAACCCGAATATCGGGATAGCCGGCCTGAAACAGGTGCAGCCGCGGCACCAGCCACTTGAACAGCAAGGAGGGTGTTGACCGAAAGCGTATCTGCCCTTCCAGCATCTGGCGTTGCAAACGCTGCACACAGCCATCCAGATCCTGCAGACTTTTATGCACCACCACAAACAGCTGCTTGCCTTCGCCGGTAAGATTCAGCCCCCGCGGCAAACGCTCGAACAGCTTGAACCCAAGCTGCGCCTCAAGATGCTTGATCTGCTGACTGACGGCCCCGGTGGTGACATGCAGCTGCTCGGCGGCACGGGTAAAACTGAGGGTGCGGGACGCCACCTCGAAGGTTCGAAGCGCAGCGAGTATCTGGGCATTAATCATCGTTGTCTCCGGCACCAGCGTCAGTCAGGACAACAGTAAAGCAGAGCCCGGCGGCTTTGCGTAGCCCCAAAACGGCAGATTGACGCTAAACTTGCTTTAGTTTGCCTATAAGCGCATTGAATATTCATTGCTTGCGGTTGCTATAGGCTGACGCCAGAATGCGCGCCTCGATACAGCCAGTGACAAAGGAATAATGGTGCCAATACAAGACGCTAGCTCCATCGCCCACAGGCTCTCCCTTGGCAAACCATTATTCTGGCTAAACCCGGCCTGTGCGCACGACGCCCCACACCCTGAGCTGGAGGAAATAGAAGCCGCCGCTGCGCGCCTGCAACGCTGCGCCCCGCTGCTGGCGCAGCTGTTCCCGGAACTTGCGGCGGATAATGGCCTGATCGAATCCCCCCTGCTGGCGGTACCCGCGCTGCAACAGGCGCTTGCGCTACCGGGCAGGCTGCTGCTCAAGGCCGACCATGATCTGCCGGTGGCAGGCTCCGTAAAGGCCAGAGGCGGCTTCCATGAAGTACTCTGCCATGCCGAGTCCCTGGCGCTTGACGCCGGTATTCTGCACAGCATCGACGATGACTACCTCAAACTGGCAAGCCCCGAAGCCCGGGCGCTCTTTGCGCAGCATCTGCTGGGCGTGGCCAGTACCGGCAACCTGGGGCTCAGTATCGGCGTCATAGGCGCAGCCCTGGGTTTTGATACCTGTGTGCACATGTCCAGCGATGCCAAGGAGTGGAAGAAACAGCGCCTGCGCAACTTTGGCGTGCGCGTCATCGAGCACAGCAGCGACTACAGCGCAGCCGTGGCCGCAGGGCGCGCCGACACCGAAGCCAACCCCCGTGGCTACTTTGTCGATGATGAAAACTCACCCAGGCTCTTCTACGGCTATGCCGTGGCGGCACTGCGCCTGCGGGACCAGCTGGCCAGAGCCGGCATCCCCGTCGATGCAGAGCACCCGCTCATGGCCTATATTCCCTGCGGCGTGGGTGGCGCACCCGGCGGCATCTGCTTTGGTCTGAAACAGGTCTTCGGTAACGCGGTACATTGCTTCTTTGCCGAACCCGCCGAGGCACCCTGCGTGTTGCTGGGCGTGCAGGACCCAAGCATTCCATCGGTCTATGATATAGGCCTGAGCTGCCAGACCGACGCCGATGGCCTGGCGGTGGGCCTTGCCTCCGAATGGGTCTGTACGCGCATTCGCACTTTGCTGGCCGGCGTCTACACCGTGACGGACGAGAGCCTCTATCAAGACCTGTACCGACTGCAGAGCACCGAGCAGATTGCCATAGAGCCCTCTGCCGCCGCCGGCATTCAGGGGCCCGCCAGACTGCTGAGCCAAGGCGCCGACTACCTTGGCGCCCGCGGTCTGGAATCTCGCCTTGCGCAAGCAACACAGCTGATCTGGACCACCGGTGGGCGCCTGGTGCCCGACGAAGAATATAAAAAATTCCTCGAAAGAGGAAAAATAGCTTCTAATGAAACATTAACTGATTAAAATAGAATCTGTTTCCTACACGAAACAAACAGCCGGCAACACACAGTGCTCCGCACGCGTCGCGTCGAACCGTACTGCAGTCACCCTCACGCTGATCGCCGGGTGACTTCACATCATGCCGCACCTCTATCCGGGGGCGGGTGATAACAATAACAACGAGGAGGCTTACCTCTAATGGAAATGCTCACGTCCATCATCGGAGAGATTAACAGTATTGTATGGGGCCCGCTGATGCTGGTTCTGATACTGGGTGTCGGTCTGTTCCTGTCCCTGGGACTGCGTCTGATGCCGATACTGAAGCTGGGAACCGGCTTCAAACTGTTGTGGCGGGGCCGCAAGGCTGCCAGCGGCGACGAAAATTCCGGCGAAATTTCTCCCTTCCAGGCCCTGATGACCGCACTGTCGGCAACCGTGGGTACCGGTAATATCGCCGGTGTCGCCACCGCCGTCTTTCTCGGCGGCCCAGGCGCCCTGTTCTGGATGTGGATCACCGCCCTGGTCGGCATGGCCACCAAGTACGCAGAAGCCGTACTGGCCGTCAAATACCGTGAAGTAGACGAAGAAGGCAACCACGTCGGTGGCCCCATGTACTACATCAAGAACGGTCTTGGCAGCAAATGGGCCTGGCTGGGCATGGCCTTCGCCATCTTCGGTGCTATCGCAGGCTTTGGTATCGGCAACACCGTGCAGTCCAACTCGATTGCCAGTGTTATGGAATCCAACTTCGGCACCCCCACCTGGGTGACCGGCCTGATCGTGATGGTACTGGTCGGTGCGGTGCTGATCGGCGGTATTCGTCGTATCGGCCATGTCGCAGGCGCCCTGGTACCCGTGATGGCGGTGTCCTACATAGTGGCGGGCCTGGTGGTACTGTTTATCAATGCCGAGCAGATCCCCCACGCGTTTGATCTGATCTTCACCCATGCCTTCTCACCGGTTGCCGCTGAAGGTGGCTTTGCCGGCGCGGCTGTCTGGGCGGCTATCCGCTTTGGTGTTGCTCGCGGTATCTTCTCCAACGAAGCGGGCCTGGGTTCAGCCCCTATCGCCCACGCCGCTGCGCAGAACAAGAGCCCGGTACGCCAGGGTCTGGTCGCCATGCTGGGTACCTTTATTGATACCATCCTGATCTGCTCGATCACAGGCCTGGTTATCATTACCTCCGGGGTATGGACCAGCGGCGAGTCCGGTGCTGCCCTCACCTCCATGGCCTTTGCCCAGGCACTGCCGGGGCTTGGCAACTACCTGGTGGCGGTTGCACTGGCGATCTTTGCCTTTACCACCATCATTGGCTGGTCTTTCTACGGCGAGCGCTGCGTTGAATATATCTTTGGCGTCAAGTCCATCGCCCCCTACCGGGTGCTGTGGATTCTGGCGGTGCCTGCCGGTGCGGTACTGCACCTGGATTTCATCTGGCTGCTGGCCGATACCCTCAACGCCTTTATGGCGATCCCCAACCTGATTGCCCTGCTGCTGTTGAGCCCGGTGGTATTCCAGGTGACTCGCGAGTTTTTCGCCGAAAACAAGGATCTCTGATCCGGCGTAAAAACACGCGACTGAAGCAGCAAGACACAAAAAAGGACCGGCAATTGCCGGTCCTTTTTTAGTTATACACTGTTATATCCGCGTCCAGATCCGCTGCCTGCTCAGGCTAACAGACTGCCCAGCAGCCTGTCGGACTTGACCGATCGTAGCGAGGGAATGTCCGTTTTGAGGCAGTTTTTGAGCTCTTTTGAGGCGAATAGTGGTTCTATTTAACGAAAAAGAGCGCGAAAAATGACCACAATCGGCTTTTCCGCAGTAGATCAGCGTTAAGCCCTATTGGCTGCTAAAGCTTCAACCCCTGATTACCCACCGCAGGGCCATATTGCACCTGAACCCGTTGCGGCAACTCGGGATCGAAGCCACAAATAAGCCGCATGCCACCGCTGTCGACGTAATACTCCAGCGTGCCTTCACCGCGCGAACGCCAGCGTACATGGGTCATCTCCTGCTCATCCCACAGCTTCCACCAGTTGGCATCCCACTGCGCGGCACGACTGAAACCCGGCGCACAGTTGCGCTGGGCACGGGCTTCGTTTTGCTTGCCCCAGCACTCAAGATCCTTGCGGCACTGAATATCCTTAAGTCGTCCCGCCTTGGACGTCAGCTTCTTGATGCAGGCACTGACGACCAGCGGATTCATGCTGCTGGCCTGACAATCGCGGATGGCCTGCTCACTGGCCGCCAACGTCTGTGACGACAGCCCCCAGGCACCCGCCAGCAACAGAAACGGTAGCAATCCTTTCATCGATCATATTCCTGAAGGTTTTCAGCAGTGTAGCCTAAGAGCCCGGGAATTTTCAGCCGCAATCGGGCTTCAAGGCATCGCCACCGCCCCACATTGCGCGCCCGACAGGTAAAAAACCGCCGCCGCCAGCACCTGCTGGCTTTTCGCAATCCCGCCCACTGCCTATAATGGCGCCCTTCTTAAAAATGGCGGAGCACCCCACATCCATGCAGCGTATCGACATGATTCTGGTGGCACGGGCGCAGGCCAGTTCTCGCACCCACGCCCAGCGCCTGATCAGGGACGGCCGGGTGCAGGTTCAGCTCAACCATGAGTGGCAAGCGGTGACCAAGCCGGGCCTGAAGCTCGGCGCCGACATAGAGCTGCGCGTCAGCCCCGACCCGCAGGATCGCTTCGTCTCCCGTGGCGCTCTCAAGCTGCTGGGCGCGCTGGAGCAACTGCAGCTGGACCCGACCGGACTGGTCGCCATCGATGTCGGCCAGTCGACCGGCGGCTTTACCGACTGCCTGCTGCAGCATGGCGCCGCAGCCGTGGTGGGTATCGAAGTCGGGCACGATCAGCTTGATGCACGCCTGCGGGCCGACCCCCGCGTCACCTGCCTGGAGGGCATTAACGCCAGAGCGCTGAACGCAGAACAACTGCTGCCGCTGAGCCGTGATGGCGCAGGCTTTGATCTGGCGGTGATGGATGTGTCCTTTATTTCCCAGACCAAGATACTGCCGGCCCTGGCACCGCTGATCCGCGACGCTGGCCGTCTGATCAGTTTGGTAAAGCCGCAGTTTGAAGTGGGTCCCGGCGGCATAGGCAAGGGCGGCATAGTGCGTGATCAACGCCTTTACGCCAAGGTCGAAGCGGACATTCGAGCACTGTGCGAAGCCCTGGGCCTTGGCGTGCAGCACTATATGCCCAGCCCCATTACCGGTGGCGACGGTAATCACGAGTTCCTGCTGATCGCAGTACAGACCGGAAGGCTCTGAGTCAGGCACCGGTGGCGCAAGATCTGTATACTTGCCCCAATCATTACAGAGACAGATCCCATGGAACTGAAACGCACCCTGCCGACGGCCGTCGACAACGCACTGGAATACCTGACAGAGGCTACCGGCCTGCCGAAGAAGCGCTTAAAGGATGCCATGAACAAGGGCGCCGTCTGGCTGATACGCGGCACCCACGAGCGTCGCCTGCGCCGCGCCAATAACCCACTCAAGGCCGGCGACCGGATCGAACTCTATTACGACGAAGCCCTGCTGGATCTCAAGCCCCCCCAGCTTAGCCCCATCGAAGACCGCATGGGCTATACCCTCTGGTACAAGACCGCCGGCGTGATGTCACAGGGTACGCGCTATGGCGATCATATGGCGCTGCCGCGCATGGCGGAGCTGGCCTATGGCTACAAGCGGGAGATTTACACGGTACACCGGCTGGATCGCGAAACCCGCGGCCTGATATTGCTGGCCCACAATAAAAAGATGGCGGCCATACTGTCGAAACTGTTTCAGGATGGCGCTGTAGAGAAGGGTTACCAGGCCGTTGTGCTGGGAGAAGCACCGCTGGAGGGAACTGTGGATCTGGCGCTGGACGACAAGGCCGCCATCACCCACTTCACCCGGCTGGAATATGACGCCGAGCGCAACACCAGCGTACTGGAGATTCGCATCGAACATGGCCGTACCCACCAGATTCGCCGCCACCTGGCCCATATCGGCCACCCGGTGATGGGGGATCCGCGTTACGGCGAGGGCAACAAGAACCGCGAGGGTCTGCTACTGGTCGCGCACCGGCTCAACTTTATCTGCCCGATGCGCCGCCAGCCCACCGAATTCCAACTGCCCCAGCCGTTCGTCACCAAAACCAACAGCTGAAGCAACACCGCAGCACGGTGGGCTATTCGCCCACCAGCTGCTTCAACTCCCAGCGACCCTGTTCGGGCGCAATCAGGCTCTGCAACAGCGGCAGCGCATCCTTGAGCTCGCCCGGCAATGTCCAGGGCGGGTTGATCATAAAGAGGCCGCTGGATGTCATGCCGAAATCCTCGGTATCAGGCCCCAGACCCAGCTCCGCCTGCCACAAATTACGCACACCGGCGCTTTTGAAGCCCCGTACCATGTCGTCGATGCGCGCCCGCACCACCACCGGATACCAGATCAGGTAAGTGCCGATCGGGAAGCGCTTGTAGCCTTCGAGCACGACCTTAAGCACCTGCCGGTAATCCCCCTTGTTCTCGTAGGGCGGATCTATCAATACCAGCGCGCGCTTGGAGGGCGGTGGCAACAGCGCCTTGAGGCTGACAAAGCCATCGCTGCGCTCGACCCGTACCCGGCGATCCGTTGCAAAACGCTCGCTCAGCAGGCGATAGTCGCTGGGGTGCAGTTCAAACAGACGTAACGCGTCCTGCTTGCGCAGCAACTTCGCCGCCACCTGAGGCGAGCCGGGATAATGCTCCAGATCTCCCTTGGGGTTGATCTGGCGCAGCACCGCCATCAGCGGCGTCAGGGCATCGGGCAAAGGCTGCCCCCAAAGACGCCCTATACCCTCTTTAAACTCCGCGGTCTTTTTGGCCATGGCAGCGCCCAGGTGATAACTACCGGCACCGGCGTGGGTATCCAGATACAGCAGCGGCGTGTCCTTGGAGGTCATGTATTCAAGTGTGCGGGCAAGCACCAGGTGTTTCAGGACATCGGCATAATTGCCGGCATGATAAGCGTGACGATAGCTGAGCATCGGCGTTCCGGAGGCGTTAAAAGACGGGGGGCGCCAGCATACGCCGTCCCCCCGGGGGATTCCACTGTAAAACGGCCTAGTCTGCCGGCAGGGGCACAATCAGTACCGGGCGATCACTGTGCTGCATCACGCGCTGGGCGCTGGACCCCATAAACATCTTCGCCAGCGCCGAATGGGTGCGCGTGCCCATGACAATCATGTCGACATCCATCTGCCGGGCCGTTGCGAGAATTTTCTCTTCGACATTGCCCTTTTCGATCAGCACCAGGGGTTTGCTGAGCACCTCGGCCTTACCCGCGGGCAACTCATCAACCCAGAAGCGCTCCACCCGCTCGGTCATCTTGTTTCTGAGATCTTCAATGCCGGTTTTGCGCAACTGCGCCAGCACCTCGGGCTCAAAGTGGGTGTCGATCAGCGCCTCGGTTGACGGGCTCAGCACCTCCACCACATGTAAAAAAGTGATAGTGGCACCATGCTCAATGGCCAGCTTCACCGCCATGCGCAGTGCCGGCACCGAGTTTTCGCCCAGGTCCGACGCATACAGAATTTGCTTGATATCAGGCAGCATGATTCATGTCTCCTTTCGTCCTTCAGTTATAAGAGCCGCAGCGACAACTAAGAACCACGGCGCCTTTCACTTCAACCACCAACTCATTTCAATCCCCAGGATCAATACTGCGTATCCGGTATCTGCACCACCAGCCCATCCAGCCGCGGCCCTACTTCGAGTTGACAACTTAGGCGGCTGTTGGGCTTGCGCTCCGCGGCCACGAGTTCGAGCATTTCGAGTTCCGCCTCGTCAGGCTCATCCACCGCACCGGACACCACATAGACATGGCAGGTTGCGCAGCTGCATCCTCCGCCGCACTGGGCAACTATGCCTTCGATGCCCTTGTCTATCGCACCCTCCATCACGCTCCAGCCATCGGGTACAACCAGCTCCTGACGCTGTCCACCCGGTTCGATGTAGGTAATCTTCGCCATTGCCATCCCCTTGCCTGCCGATATACCTAGTGTAGCCAGTGCAGGACACAGACGCGGCCATTCAAGCGACAACGGCCAGGGAATTGGCA from Marinobacterium aestuarii includes these protein-coding regions:
- a CDS encoding alanine/glycine:cation symporter family protein translates to MEMLTSIIGEINSIVWGPLMLVLILGVGLFLSLGLRLMPILKLGTGFKLLWRGRKAASGDENSGEISPFQALMTALSATVGTGNIAGVATAVFLGGPGALFWMWITALVGMATKYAEAVLAVKYREVDEEGNHVGGPMYYIKNGLGSKWAWLGMAFAIFGAIAGFGIGNTVQSNSIASVMESNFGTPTWVTGLIVMVLVGAVLIGGIRRIGHVAGALVPVMAVSYIVAGLVVLFINAEQIPHAFDLIFTHAFSPVAAEGGFAGAAVWAAIRFGVARGIFSNEAGLGSAPIAHAAAQNKSPVRQGLVAMLGTFIDTILICSITGLVIITSGVWTSGESGAALTSMAFAQALPGLGNYLVAVALAIFAFTTIIGWSFYGERCVEYIFGVKSIAPYRVLWILAVPAGAVLHLDFIWLLADTLNAFMAIPNLIALLLLSPVVFQVTREFFAENKDL
- a CDS encoding TlyA family RNA methyltransferase, coding for MQRIDMILVARAQASSRTHAQRLIRDGRVQVQLNHEWQAVTKPGLKLGADIELRVSPDPQDRFVSRGALKLLGALEQLQLDPTGLVAIDVGQSTGGFTDCLLQHGAAAVVGIEVGHDQLDARLRADPRVTCLEGINARALNAEQLLPLSRDGAGFDLAVMDVSFISQTKILPALAPLIRDAGRLISLVKPQFEVGPGGIGKGGIVRDQRLYAKVEADIRALCEALGLGVQHYMPSPITGGDGNHEFLLIAVQTGRL
- a CDS encoding LysR substrate-binding domain-containing protein: MINAQILAALRTFEVASRTLSFTRAAEQLHVTTGAVSQQIKHLEAQLGFKLFERLPRGLNLTGEGKQLFVVVHKSLQDLDGCVQRLQRQMLEGQIRFRSTPSLLFKWLVPRLHLFQAGYPDIRVETFAEESLLRTEPRDFDLAIDYSFGEYRELVATPLLAETLFPVASPDYVAARDWKDPASWRDLTLLHDSMAWHEARRDAEWRYYLDKAGLEAVDSDRGHYFNRADLAMEAAAAGLGVALARGRLIDQDLNRGRLVSLLPALPSCCSYYLIHRPGALDNARIRVFFDWLRQLPDVSI
- a CDS encoding D-serine ammonia-lyase, producing MVPIQDASSIAHRLSLGKPLFWLNPACAHDAPHPELEEIEAAAARLQRCAPLLAQLFPELAADNGLIESPLLAVPALQQALALPGRLLLKADHDLPVAGSVKARGGFHEVLCHAESLALDAGILHSIDDDYLKLASPEARALFAQHLLGVASTGNLGLSIGVIGAALGFDTCVHMSSDAKEWKKQRLRNFGVRVIEHSSDYSAAVAAGRADTEANPRGYFVDDENSPRLFYGYAVAALRLRDQLARAGIPVDAEHPLMAYIPCGVGGAPGGICFGLKQVFGNAVHCFFAEPAEAPCVLLGVQDPSIPSVYDIGLSCQTDADGLAVGLASEWVCTRIRTLLAGVYTVTDESLYQDLYRLQSTEQIAIEPSAAAGIQGPARLLSQGADYLGARGLESRLAQATQLIWTTGGRLVPDEEYKKFLERGKIASNETLTD
- a CDS encoding RluA family pseudouridine synthase, which produces MELKRTLPTAVDNALEYLTEATGLPKKRLKDAMNKGAVWLIRGTHERRLRRANNPLKAGDRIELYYDEALLDLKPPQLSPIEDRMGYTLWYKTAGVMSQGTRYGDHMALPRMAELAYGYKREIYTVHRLDRETRGLILLAHNKKMAAILSKLFQDGAVEKGYQAVVLGEAPLEGTVDLALDDKAAITHFTRLEYDAERNTSVLEIRIEHGRTHQIRRHLAHIGHPVMGDPRYGEGNKNREGLLLVAHRLNFICPMRRQPTEFQLPQPFVTKTNS
- a CDS encoding 2Fe-2S iron-sulfur cluster-binding protein produces the protein MAKITYIEPGGQRQELVVPDGWSVMEGAIDKGIEGIVAQCGGGCSCATCHVYVVSGAVDEPDEAELEMLELVAAERKPNSRLSCQLEVGPRLDGLVVQIPDTQY
- a CDS encoding 23S rRNA (adenine(2030)-N(6))-methyltransferase RlmJ, whose product is MLSYRHAYHAGNYADVLKHLVLARTLEYMTSKDTPLLYLDTHAGAGSYHLGAAMAKKTAEFKEGIGRLWGQPLPDALTPLMAVLRQINPKGDLEHYPGSPQVAAKLLRKQDALRLFELHPSDYRLLSERFATDRRVRVERSDGFVSLKALLPPPSKRALVLIDPPYENKGDYRQVLKVVLEGYKRFPIGTYLIWYPVVVRARIDDMVRGFKSAGVRNLWQAELGLGPDTEDFGMTSSGLFMINPPWTLPGELKDALPLLQSLIAPEQGRWELKQLVGE
- a CDS encoding universal stress protein codes for the protein MLPDIKQILYASDLGENSVPALRMAVKLAIEHGATITFLHVVEVLSPSTEALIDTHFEPEVLAQLRKTGIEDLRNKMTERVERFWVDELPAGKAEVLSKPLVLIEKGNVEEKILATARQMDVDMIVMGTRTHSALAKMFMGSSAQRVMQHSDRPVLIVPLPAD